In the Parus major isolate Abel chromosome 7, Parus_major1.1, whole genome shotgun sequence genome, CACCTATAGTGAGCCAATGCAGCCTGAAAACAGCCATGAAATTCCATGCAATTGCTGGCTTGGGCCACAGACCTGAAGTTCCCCATCACTTCCTTTCTGATCAACTTCATCAAAATAACTGATAAGGCcttaacaaaaaacaaattaatcaaCTTCTGCATCATTATAATTTTAAGTTAACTGCTATGAAGCACAGTCCACTTGCAGCAATGGGGAACAAAGACTCCCTATAGCTCTGAAGAAGATCTCTTTATTGCCAGAAAACACCCCCTCTTTATGCCCCTGTTTTCCACTGGACACAACCAGAACcaaacagaacagaagaaaagcactgcagtgctgctgtccatgCTTCCTATCACCCAATCATCTTCCCACTCATACACTGTGCAGATGTGCACATATCATGCAGAATGTTACAAAACCTCTTACTTGTACTTCAAGGTGCTTTTGTCCCCCTAACTTCTGATCTAGTCCAGATCTCTGTTCTGTTCCTCTCTCTACACTAAGCATCATCTTTGATTTCatctttctgcttctgcagatAGTGTGTGGggtgttctgcttttttttagaTTACCTTGATTTTATGTCTCATTCCTGCTAGAAAACTGCCTCTGGCATTCCCAGGAATAATTAATGCTCTTGCAGTTCCTAACAGCATTCTTTGCTTCTCAAAATGCCAAGGCATTTGTAAACCTCTTTACATGGAACTAAGTTGCCTTTGGTCTGTGTTGCATTCTGGGGGACTATCAGGAGGATCTTTTCAGAGTGATCATATCCCTCCAGCATAAGTTTGAGGAATATTACAAGAGGAGAAGTACTGTAGTAGTATGTCCTTATTCTATAAGCCTACACAGAGGATTGTTAGCAaattgaaatgtatttctggCAGAATTTAAGTTAATAGTTAATAATTACCATCTCACTTTGCAAGCAAACATTTCACACACTTAGGTAGGCTTCCATGATCTGAAGGGACCTATAAGGAAGAGGGATTCTTTATCAGGAACCTACATAACCAAAAAGGACAAGAACTAATAGGTTCAAaatgaaagaggggaaaaataggtatctggaagaaattctttactgtgggggtggtgaggcactggaaaaggttgcccagggcagctgtggattccccatctctggaagcaTTAGaaacctggtctaatggaaggtgtccaCGCACAAGgcaagggggttggaatgaaatgatctttaagatcccttccaacccaaaccatgatTCTATGACTATGCTGTAGAACATTAAAAATGGTACGCtacagagaaaacatgaaaacgTGGGCATGAAGTCGTTTGGGAATAAGGGGGCAACAGCCTCACCTTGCCtcccttttcttcattttgcctCTTTGGTAAACATAAGAAGCTGATTTTGCTTAGTCTTTGGTCACTAGTCAAAtgtctctggggaaaaaaataaaccaaatatatttaattcGAATATTTTCCATTCATCTCTTTACAATATTTTCCCACGCTTCCCGACAAGCCGGTCCCGATTAGAGTCAGACAGGCGCTGTTGCGTGGCCCGTTCTCCAGAACATCAAGGCCCCGGGCAGGCGGCTTTCCGATGCGAAGGCTCCTTTGGTTACGCTCGGCAGGAAGGGATGGGTGGGGGCAATGCGCTCCGGGCACCGCCCCGGGGCCGCGTCACGGGCGGGCGGCCGGCGCGGCGCGGCCGGCGCGGAGCGCTGCGGGCAGTGGCGCCATGCACTCCCTCGCCCAGGAGATCCGAAGCTTCTCCAGGGCCAACCTGCGGAAGCAGCGCACCCGCGTCACCACGCTGACCGGCCGCAGGATCATCGAGACGTGGCGCGGCGCCTGCCTGCacatggaggaggaggaggaggcggcgcCCGACGGCGGCTTCGTGCAGGATCTCAGCGCTGACCTCCAGGTCGGCGTGGTgaagccctggctgctgctgggtgagtgGGGCTGGGTGAGTGGGCGCCGTCCGCCGGCCGGGCAGGGGCTCAGCGCAGCAACGGGAACGCTCTCTCTCCGTAGGGTCGCAGGATGCTGCTCACGACCTGGAGACGATGAGAAAGCATAAGGTAACGTTACACCGACGTATAAATGCATCTCGTGTGATGCGCGCAGTGCGTTTCTCCTGTAAATTAAAAACTCCTAATTATTCTCTAGCAGATAGGAGGAAAACTGTATTCCACTTGCATTTTCAAAAGGCTGCTCCGTTTGCAGGTGGATGGGTTTCTGTTGGCTTCACGAGAAGCTGAAATGCtttcagagaatcccagaatctTCCAAGGGACTTCTGGAGATTATCTagtccaaaccccctgccaaggcagggtcacccagAGTACGTGACACAGAAAcgtgtccaggtgggtttggaatgtctccagacAGGGAGACTCTGTGACCTTCCTGGgcacctgttccagtgcttggccACACTCAATCTCAAcaagttcttcctcatgctCAGGTGGAACTTcttatgttttcatttatgaCAATTGCTTCTCATCCTGTTGCTAGGTACCACTGGAAAAACTCTTGCTTCCCTGCAAGAGTGATGATTGTTTAGAGCTGTTTAATGGAACAGATTCCTACACTGCCATATGCATTTGCATTCAGACACTAAGCAGCACCATTCCCCCTTGCCTTATGTGGATTGATAAAACTAGAAAAACGAAGCAGCTTCTCTAAGTCTGTCccaaaattttgtctttttactCTTCTCTATTGCAGTAATGGGGTGATAAGGCCTTTGGACAGTGGTGGTTCTGCATGCACCTGGTTGGCATCTGGTGCCATCTAAATGTCACTTTACTGTAACTTTAAATAACCCACAACATGACTGTAGCCTGGACAGAGCAGAGATGGCAGGAGGCCAGAAGTGGTGTCGACTGCAAAGAACAGGTGTAGTTTACTCTGAAATCCTTCTGCTCCAGCAAATGTTTCTGGTAACTAACCAGAAGGATTGTTAAGATGTTGGGTTAGAGCAGGATTAAAATTTGGGCGATTTTTGGGTGGTCTGTTCTTTCATTCCTattgctttctcttttattttctaaccATGTGATGAAAACTCCCTTTTCTGTTGAAAACCCATTTTTATTGTCTGTGTTTGAGCACTGATCTTTTCATCTCCTCTCTGAAAAACCCTGAGATTTATCACAGTATGTTTTAGCACACTTTGAAACTTTGCTTGGAGAAAAGTGCACCATAGACAGCATATGTATGTAAAACTGAACATTGCATCAGTATAAGGTAGAGTCTGTGTATGCCTAAAGATTAATTCACCTTTGTTACTGCTCATTTTGCTTGTTATCttcagaaaatgcctttttcctttttttcttttatttttttgacttAGGTCACTCATGTTCTAAATGTGGCATATGGAGTCCAAAATGCCTTCCTCGATGACTTTACATACAAGACCATTTCCATTCTGGACCTCCCAGAAACTGATATTACCTCCTATTTCCCTGAATGTTTTGAGTTTATTGAGAAAGCCAAGATCCAGGTACGGTCTATCAATAATTAATATTAGTAGTTATCCTGTTTAGATTATTTATAACATTACTTAAGAACTAAAGCAGCTTCTTTTGTTAGAAGAAAATATGGTACCAAATGAATAGTTTTTCCATTGTCTTTTTAAACTTTAAGTAGAAAATCCAAGTAATTTTTAAGTATTCCTAGAGACATGGCACTGCTGTTAATCTTTATTCCCTCCAGCATTGCTTTTTCAGAATTACTGTCTTGAGTTTTAGAGAAATGCTTCTTTAATACAGGTGGACCAGGGCTTGACTTTAAATTACACAATTGCATCCTAAATCCAAGTCACTACCCCTGatggaaggaaatgaagaaaatttatttatccTTTGGGGATGTTGTTTTGGATTAGAAACCAGAGTGaattaaaagcaagaaacacAGCTTTTACATATCTGTGTGGTCTATCATCAGCTGTTCACCATGCTGGTGCTTTTCATTatagaatcattgaatggtttgggttggaaaggaccttaaagattatctagctccaaccccctgccatgggcagggacacctcccactagaccaggttgctcaaagaaGATGCTATGATTCCACATACATACCCAGAACATCAGAGAATGCGTTAGTAGTCTTGGAGCCAAAAGTGATTTAACTATTcacaaaatatgaaagaatGTGATTGAGAAAATTGGCTAAAAAAGCCCTTCTGGGGTTTCTTGGCAGAATTATCTGTAGCCAGGAACATGCCCAACTCACAGC is a window encoding:
- the DUSP19 gene encoding dual specificity protein phosphatase 19, producing the protein MRRLLWLRSAGRDGWGQCAPGTAPGPRHGRAAGAARPARSAAGSGAMHSLAQEIRSFSRANLRKQRTRVTTLTGRRIIETWRGACLHMEEEEEAAPDGGFVQDLSADLQVGVVKPWLLLGSQDAAHDLETMRKHKVTHVLNVAYGVQNAFLDDFTYKTISILDLPETDITSYFPECFEFIEKAKIQDGVVLVHCNAGVSRAAAVVIGFLMNSERLSFARAYSVVKNARPAACPNPGFMEQLHKYQEQIVKANGSINSHD